One Phaseolus vulgaris cultivar G19833 chromosome 2, P. vulgaris v2.0, whole genome shotgun sequence DNA window includes the following coding sequences:
- the LOC137812108 gene encoding uncharacterized protein → MDFQVVVLGGGVSKKLLPLVSQELPNALLPVANRPVISYVLEYLELSNLKDLIVVVEGEEAALHVGAWISGAYADRLHVEVAAVPEDVGTAGAIRAISHHLTAKDILVVSGDLVTDVPLGAVAATHRRHDAVVTAMLCSAPVSGPSESVSSGGKDKTKKPGRYDLIGLDPTKQFLVHIATGAEVEKDLRIQKSILPAVGQIEIRADLMDAHLYAFKRSALQEVLDQKSAFHSLKHDVLPYLVRSQLKSEVLFNGMPQVEENGTEKVISQSNQQMVSQILANASEPTFHLRHALGYYGSTSDRKTHKCCVYIAGSSKYCARLNSIQAYNDINRDVIGEAGHLSGYSFSAQNNIIHPSAELGAKTTVGPHCVLGEGSQMGDKCSVKRSVIGRHCRIGANVKVVNSVVMNHVSIGDCCSIQGSVICSNVQLQERAVLKDCQIGAGFVVTAGSEFKGEVLAKK, encoded by the exons ATGGATTTTCAGGTGGTTGTTCTCGGCGGTGGCGTCTCCAAGAAGCTCCTCCCCCTCGTTTCTCAG GAGCTTCCGAACGCGTTGCTTCCGGTGGCGAATCGCCCCGTTATCTCTTACGTTCTCGAGTACCTGGAGCTCAGCAACCTCAAGGATCTCATTGTG GTGGTTGAAGGCGAAGAAGCGGCTCTTCACGTTGGGGCTTGGATTTCAGGGGCTTATGCTGATCGCCTCCATGTTGAG GTTGCTGCAGTTCCTGAGGATGTGGGCACAGCAGGTGCAATTCGGGCTATTTCTCATCACCTAACTGCTAAAGACATTTTG GTTGTCAGTGGTGATCTTGTTACGGATGTGCCACTTGGTGCTGTTGCAGCTACTCATAGACGACATGATGCAGTTGTCACTGCTATGCTCTGCTCTGCTCCTGTAAGTGGACCTTCAGAGTCAGTATCCTCTGGCGGGAAAGATAAAACCAAGAAACCTGGCCGCTATGATTTGATAGGGCTGGATCCCACAAAGCAGTTTTTAGTTCACATAGCAACTG GAGCAGAAGTTGAAAAGGATCTTCGAATCCAGAAGAGCATACTCCCTGCAGTTGGTCAG ATAGAAATAAGAGCTGATCTGATGGATGCCCACTTGTATGCATTCAAAAG ATCAGCTCTACAAGAAGTTCTAGATCAGAAAAGTGCATTTCATAGCTTAAAGCATGATGTATTACCATATCTAGTCCGGAGCCAACTG AAATCAGAAGTATTATTTAATGGTATGCCACAAGTGGAAGAAAATGGGACGGAAAAGGTTATATCTCAAAGCAATCAACAAATGGTATCTCAAATACTTGCTAATGCATCTGAACCAACCTTTCATCTACGGCATGCACTGGGTTATTATGGTTCTACTTCTGATCGAAAAACCCACAAATGCTGTGTGTATATTGCTGGAAGCAGCAAGTACTGCGCCCGCTTAAATTCTATACAAGCATACAATGACATAAACCGAGAC GTAATAGGAGAGGCTGGTCATTTATCAGGGTATTCTTTCTCTGCTCAAAACAATATTATCCATCCTTCTGCAGAGCTTGGGGCAAAAACAACT GTTGGACCACATTGTGTGCTGGGGGAAGGTTCACAGATGGGTGACAAATGCAGTGTGAAACGGTCTGTCATTGGCCGTCATTGTCGGATAGGTGCCAATGTTAAG GTTGTTAACTCAGTAGTTATGAATCATGTTTCTATTGGAGACTGTTGTTCAATCCAAGGTTCTGTTATCTGCAGCAATGTACAGCTCCAAGAACGGGCAGTACTAAAAGATTGCCAA ATTGGAGCAGGTTTTGTGGTCACTGCCGGTAGTGAGTTCAAGGGAGAGGTCTTGGCTAAGAAATGA
- the LOC137812106 gene encoding F-box/kelch-repeat protein At2g44130-like, which yields MDMDFSIFIQFNDLIPGLPTDLGLECLTRLPHSAHRVALRVCRNWHHLLQSDQFYTHRKKTGRTRTVTCLVQAREERPRHDKLTGSLTPCYGISLFDPESMAWDRVEPVPEYPFGLPLFCQLASCDGSLVLMGGWDPASYEPLTAVFVYDFRTSEWRRGKDMPEKRSFFAIGSGRGRVYVAGGHDENKNALRSAWAYDPRGDEWAGVGPMGRERDECEGVVVGDEFWVVSGYGTERQGMFDGSVEVLDLGSGQWREVNGVWEEGRCPRSCVGVGKDGKLVNFRGLDPGFRVGVCGVAVGSRVVLSGSEYEGAAQGFYLVDMEKGQNRKLRSISVAEGFSGLVQSGCCVEI from the coding sequence ATGGATATGGATTTCTCCATCTTCATCCAATTCAACGACTTGATACCAGGGCTACCCACGGACCTTGGCCTCGAGTGCCTAACTCGTCTGCCCCACTCAGCGCACCGAGTCGCGCTCCGAGTCTGCAGAAACTGGCACCACCTCCTCCAGAGCGACCAATTCTACACCCACCGCAAGAAAACCGGCCGCACGCGAACAGTCACGTGCCTCGTTCAGGCGCGTGAGGAGCGTCCGCGCCACGACAAACTCACTGGCTCACTCACACCGTGTTACGGGATTAGTTTGTTCGACCCGGAGAGCATGGCGTGGGACCGGGTCGAACCGGTTCCGGAGTACCCGTTCGGGTTGCCGCTGTTCTGCCAGCTGGCCAGCTGCGACGGAAGTCTCGTGCTCATGGGAGGGTGGGACCCAGCGAGTTACGAGCCCTTGACGGCAGTGTTTGTTTACGACTTTCGAACGAGCGAGTGGCGGCGGGGGAAAGACATGCCGGAGAAGCGGTCCTTTTTCGCGATCGGGTCGGGGAGGGGTAGGGTTTACGTGGCGGGCGGGCATGATGAGAATAAGAACGCGCTGAGGTCTGCGTGGGCGTATGACCCGAGGGGCGATGAGTGGGCCGGGGTGGGCCCGATGGGCCGTGAGAGGGACGAGTGCGAGGGAGTTGTGGTGGGGGATGAGTTTTGGGTTGTAAGTGGATATGGTACAGAGAGGCAAGGGATGTTCGACGGGTCGGTGGAGGTGCTGGATCTTGGGTCGGGTCAGTGGAGGGAGGTTAACGGGGTTTGGGAAGAGGGTCGGTGCCCCAGATCTTGTGTTGGTGTTGGAAAAGATGGGAAATTGGTGAACTTTAGAGGTTTGGATCCGGGTTTTAGGGTTGGGGTTTGTGGGGTTGCGGTCGGGTCGAGGGTTGTGTTGAGTGGATCCGAATACGAAGGGGCAGCTCAAGGGTTCTATTTGGTGGACATGGAGAAGGGGCAGAATCGTAAATTGAGAAGTATAAGTGTTGCTGAAGGTTTTTCTGGGCTTGTTCAATCAGGATGCTGTGTTGAGATATAG